One genomic window of Planctomycetaceae bacterium includes the following:
- a CDS encoding SDR family oxidoreductase, protein MAFPVEGKTALVTGANRGIGRAIVEALLNSGAAKVYAAVRNPKSAAELVESSGGRVVAVETDLRQPATITAAARTAGDVELVINNAGVLKVANPFSDSVFESLDFEMDVNVKGLIRMAQAFAPVLKANGGGAFVQLNSVASLRNFADFATYCASKAAAYSITQALRDMLREQRTLVVSVHPGPIDTDMARDAGLDDMVEPASLVADGIIAALAAGDCHVFPDSMARGMWQAYEGFAKAVVEGEMA, encoded by the coding sequence ATGGCATTTCCCGTCGAAGGAAAAACAGCACTGGTCACCGGAGCCAATCGCGGCATCGGAAGGGCAATCGTCGAAGCACTGCTGAACAGCGGCGCGGCCAAGGTTTACGCGGCAGTTCGCAACCCGAAGTCGGCGGCGGAACTGGTTGAGTCTTCGGGCGGTCGCGTGGTCGCCGTGGAAACCGATCTTCGCCAGCCCGCAACGATCACGGCCGCCGCGCGAACGGCCGGTGACGTGGAACTGGTGATCAACAATGCCGGCGTGCTGAAGGTGGCGAATCCGTTTTCGGACAGCGTGTTCGAATCGCTGGACTTTGAAATGGATGTCAACGTGAAGGGTCTGATCCGGATGGCTCAGGCATTCGCCCCGGTCCTGAAAGCCAACGGCGGTGGAGCCTTTGTGCAACTGAATTCCGTCGCGTCGCTGCGGAACTTCGCGGACTTTGCGACGTATTGCGCATCGAAGGCCGCCGCGTATTCCATCACACAGGCTCTGCGCGACATGCTGCGCGAACAGAGGACACTGGTGGTCAGTGTGCATCCCGGTCCGATCGATACGGACATGGCTCGCGATGCCGGCCTGGACGACATGGTGGAACCGGCTTCGCTGGTTGCCGACGGCATCATCGCGGCGCTGGCAGCCGGCGACTGTCACGTCTTCCCCGATTCCATGGCGCGCGGCATGTGGCAGGCGTACGAAGGCTTCGCGAAAGCGGTCGTCGAAGGCGAAATGGCGTAG
- the acs gene encoding acetate--CoA ligase gives MADASQNIESVLRESRSFPPSATFAKHANISSEQQYSEMWQRAKDDPAGFWADMADNLTWFRRWDTVMEGAMPNTKWFQGGKINVSYNCLDRHLETERRNKAAIIWEGETGETRVLRYQDLHREVCRFANVLKKLGVETGDRVTLYMPMVPELAIAMLACARIGAVHSIIFGGFSADAVADRNNDAQAKLVITADGGWRRGKEVPLKAAVDASLEKSPSVEKVVVVRRTGGDVDMVPDRDFWWHDLMEGTSAECDAVQLDSEHPLFILYTSGSTGKPKGVLHTSAGYLLGTMMTTKWVFDLKEDDTYWCTADIGWITGHSYICYGPLSNGASVVMYEGAPNWPDEGRFWEIIEKYRVSIFYTAPTAIRAFIKWGNEWPDKYDLTSLRLLGTVGEPINPEAWMWYHKVIGQERCPIVDTWWQTETGGIMISPLPGVTATKPGSCSRPLPGVVPDIVNKQGESLGPNQGGLLVMRQPWPHMLRTLYGDHDRFIQVYFSEVEGCYFAGDGARRDNDGYIWVMGRVDDVINVSGHRLSTMEVESALVSHPKVAEAAVVGFPHEIKGEGICCFVTLKSGDGDDALKKELIRHVREQIGALATPDQIRFAAAVPKTRSGKIMRRLLRDIAAGRESVGDTTTLEDYTVLARLRSEDE, from the coding sequence ATGGCCGATGCCAGCCAGAACATCGAAAGCGTTCTCAGGGAATCCCGATCATTTCCTCCTTCGGCCACGTTCGCGAAACACGCCAACATCAGCAGCGAACAGCAGTATTCGGAGATGTGGCAGCGAGCCAAGGATGATCCGGCCGGGTTCTGGGCGGACATGGCCGACAACCTGACATGGTTCCGCCGCTGGGACACGGTCATGGAAGGTGCCATGCCCAACACGAAGTGGTTCCAGGGCGGAAAGATCAACGTCAGCTACAACTGTCTGGACCGGCATCTGGAGACCGAACGCCGCAACAAGGCGGCCATCATCTGGGAAGGTGAAACCGGTGAAACTCGCGTTCTGCGGTATCAGGATCTGCACCGCGAAGTCTGCCGCTTTGCCAATGTGCTGAAGAAGCTGGGTGTCGAAACCGGCGATCGCGTGACGCTGTACATGCCGATGGTTCCCGAACTGGCAATCGCCATGCTGGCGTGTGCCCGCATTGGAGCCGTGCATTCGATCATCTTCGGCGGCTTCAGCGCGGACGCGGTCGCTGACCGAAACAACGATGCTCAGGCAAAGCTGGTGATCACCGCCGACGGCGGCTGGCGGCGCGGAAAGGAAGTGCCTCTGAAGGCCGCCGTCGATGCCAGTCTGGAAAAGTCACCGTCCGTCGAAAAGGTGGTTGTCGTCCGCCGCACCGGAGGCGACGTCGATATGGTTCCCGACCGCGATTTCTGGTGGCACGACCTGATGGAAGGCACGTCCGCCGAATGCGATGCCGTGCAGCTCGACAGCGAACATCCGCTGTTCATCCTCTACACGTCCGGCAGCACGGGGAAACCCAAGGGAGTTCTGCACACGTCGGCCGGATACCTGCTGGGCACGATGATGACCACCAAATGGGTGTTCGATCTGAAGGAAGACGATACCTATTGGTGTACCGCGGACATCGGCTGGATCACGGGACACAGCTACATTTGCTACGGCCCGCTGTCCAACGGAGCCAGCGTGGTGATGTACGAAGGCGCTCCCAACTGGCCGGACGAAGGGCGGTTCTGGGAGATCATCGAAAAGTACCGGGTCAGCATCTTCTACACCGCTCCGACGGCCATTCGTGCCTTCATCAAGTGGGGCAATGAATGGCCCGACAAATACGATCTGACCAGCCTGAGACTGCTGGGCACCGTCGGCGAACCGATCAATCCCGAAGCGTGGATGTGGTATCACAAGGTCATCGGTCAGGAACGCTGCCCCATCGTCGATACGTGGTGGCAGACGGAAACCGGCGGCATCATGATCAGCCCGCTGCCGGGAGTCACCGCGACCAAACCAGGAAGCTGTTCGCGCCCGCTGCCGGGTGTTGTTCCGGACATCGTGAACAAGCAGGGAGAAAGCCTGGGGCCGAATCAGGGCGGCCTGCTGGTGATGAGACAGCCGTGGCCGCACATGCTGCGAACTCTGTACGGCGACCACGACCGCTTCATTCAGGTCTACTTCAGCGAAGTGGAAGGCTGCTACTTCGCCGGCGACGGTGCCCGTCGCGACAATGACGGCTACATCTGGGTCATGGGCCGTGTCGACGATGTCATCAACGTGTCCGGCCACCGGCTGAGCACGATGGAAGTGGAAAGCGCGCTGGTTTCGCACCCAAAAGTTGCCGAAGCCGCAGTCGTCGGGTTCCCTCACGAAATCAAGGGCGAAGGCATCTGCTGCTTTGTCACACTGAAGTCCGGCGACGGCGATGACGCTCTGAAGAAGGAACTCATCCGCCACGTCCGCGAACAGATTGGAGCCCTGGCGACTCCCGACCAGATCCGCTTCGCCGCTGCGGTTCCAAAAACCCGCAGCGGAAAGATCATGCGCCGCCTGCTGCGTGACATCGCCGCCGGCCGCGAATCCGTCGGCGACACCACGACTCTGGAAGACTACACCGTGCTGGCACGGCTGCGCAGCGAAGACGAATAG
- the sthA gene encoding Si-specific NAD(P)(+) transhydrogenase, with protein MADTSLLPEHTYDLIVIGTGPGGEGASMEATKQGRRVAVVEKQPRIGGACTHLGTIPSKSLRYAIFRMSEFHSNPHFRELGVRFDISFQDLRRSAQSVINRQVEMRRGFYDRNDVNVIPGVASFIDLQHVKVVNGDEQTILKADAFVIATGARPYRPDGVDFSHPRIFDSDTILNLAETPRTMTIYGAGVIGCEYASMFRNLNVKLNLVNTRSNLLEFLDDEICDAISYHMRDTGVRIRHNEVLENVETFDDHVLVHLKSGKQLKSDILLWANGRSGNTEDLCLENIGITANHRGQIDVNESFQTIQPHIYAVGDVIGPPALASAAYVQGRFAARHFCDGETGHFDMAAVPTGIYTSPEISSLGKTERQLTEECVPYEVGHSMFKHLARAQIMDRPVGMLKLLFHRETLEILGIHCFGVNAAEIIHIGQAIMSQPGKANSLLYFINTTFNYPTMAEAYRVAALNGYNRVQ; from the coding sequence ATGGCTGACACGTCCCTCCTTCCCGAACACACCTACGATCTCATCGTCATCGGCACTGGTCCCGGAGGCGAAGGCGCGTCGATGGAAGCGACGAAGCAGGGCCGTCGAGTTGCCGTCGTCGAAAAGCAGCCGCGGATCGGTGGTGCCTGTACTCACCTGGGCACGATTCCCAGCAAGTCGCTGCGCTATGCGATTTTTCGGATGTCGGAATTCCACAGCAATCCGCATTTCCGCGAACTCGGTGTGCGTTTCGACATCAGTTTTCAGGATCTGCGGCGGAGTGCTCAGTCGGTCATCAATCGCCAGGTCGAGATGCGTCGCGGGTTTTATGACCGCAATGACGTGAACGTGATTCCGGGTGTCGCCTCATTCATCGATTTGCAGCACGTGAAGGTGGTCAACGGCGACGAACAGACCATTCTGAAAGCCGATGCCTTTGTGATCGCCACGGGAGCCCGGCCGTATCGCCCGGACGGTGTCGATTTCAGCCATCCGCGGATCTTTGACAGCGATACAATTCTGAATCTGGCCGAAACGCCGCGCACGATGACGATTTACGGAGCGGGGGTGATCGGCTGCGAATACGCGTCCATGTTCCGCAATCTGAATGTCAAACTGAACCTGGTAAACACGCGAAGCAACCTGCTGGAATTCCTGGACGACGAAATCTGCGACGCCATCAGCTATCACATGCGCGACACCGGAGTCCGCATACGGCACAACGAAGTGCTGGAAAATGTCGAGACGTTCGACGATCACGTGCTGGTGCATCTGAAGTCCGGCAAGCAATTGAAGAGCGACATCCTGCTGTGGGCCAACGGACGATCGGGCAATACGGAAGACCTGTGTCTGGAAAACATCGGCATCACTGCAAACCATCGCGGACAGATTGATGTGAACGAAAGTTTTCAGACGATTCAGCCGCACATCTATGCAGTGGGCGACGTCATCGGGCCTCCGGCACTGGCCAGCGCCGCTTACGTTCAGGGCCGCTTCGCTGCGAGGCATTTCTGCGACGGAGAAACCGGGCACTTCGACATGGCAGCGGTGCCCACCGGCATCTACACCAGCCCCGAAATCAGCTCACTGGGCAAGACCGAACGGCAGCTCACCGAAGAATGCGTTCCCTATGAAGTCGGTCACAGCATGTTCAAGCATCTGGCTCGCGCGCAAATCATGGACCGGCCGGTCGGGATGCTGAAACTGCTGTTTCACCGCGAGACGCTGGAAATCCTGGGCATTCATTGTTTCGGAGTGAACGCCGCGGAGATCATTCACATCGGCCAGGCCATCATGTCGCAGCCGGGAAAAGCCAACTCACTGCTGTACTTCATCAACACCACGTTCAACTATCCGACGATGGCCGAAGCCTACCGCGTGGCCGCTTTGAACGGATACAACCGAGTCCAGTGA
- the cmk gene encoding (d)CMP kinase: MIVTIDGPAGSGKSTVARLLAEKLDVRYLDTGAMYRAVALAIVRAKIDEKDAAAVAEKARQLSITFDDDELLLDGEPVSGAIRCPEVTAIASIVAANPDVRAVLVELQRAVGKSGSLVTEGRDQGTVVFPHADHKFFVTASVDARARRRHGEMVSKGSTLTLETVTTQLRQRDTRDENRVHAPMKPARDATIVDTSEMSIAQVVDTLARRVRGKAAK, from the coding sequence ATGATTGTGACGATTGATGGCCCGGCGGGGTCCGGTAAAAGCACGGTCGCCCGACTGCTGGCGGAAAAGCTTGACGTGCGCTATCTGGACACGGGAGCCATGTATCGAGCGGTGGCTCTGGCGATCGTCCGCGCGAAGATCGACGAAAAGGACGCCGCTGCCGTAGCGGAAAAAGCGCGGCAGCTAAGCATCACGTTCGACGACGATGAACTGCTGCTGGACGGAGAACCGGTGTCCGGTGCCATCCGCTGTCCGGAAGTCACCGCGATCGCGTCCATCGTCGCCGCCAACCCGGACGTGCGAGCCGTGCTGGTGGAACTGCAGCGCGCTGTCGGCAAGTCGGGCAGCCTGGTGACGGAGGGCCGCGATCAGGGGACGGTTGTGTTTCCGCACGCCGATCACAAATTCTTCGTGACGGCCAGCGTCGATGCCAGAGCCCGGCGGCGTCACGGAGAAATGGTGTCGAAGGGTTCAACGCTGACTCTGGAAACGGTGACGACTCAGCTTCGTCAGCGCGACACGCGCGACGAAAACCGAGTTCATGCGCCGATGAAACCCGCTCGCGACGCCACCATCGTCGACACGTCCGAAATGTCCATCGCCCAGGTCGTCGACACGCTGGCTCGCCGAGTCCGCGGCAAAGCGGCGAAGTAA
- the pilM gene encoding type IV pilus assembly protein PilM produces the protein MASAWGIDIGQAGLKAMRLRSDEDSGKVRATAFDYIPHPKILSQPDAIPEELISQAVSTFLSRNKIEGDLIAVSVSGQTSLAKFIKLPPVEPSKVAEIVKYEAKQQIPFDLEEVVWDYQPIGGGVEESGFMLEAEVGLFAMKRELIYQAMRPLTDNGAEVELVQISPLALYNYLSYDVLGFRRTEETPEPPNSEDYYIVLDMGADNTTLLVSNGRNIWIRNVPIGGNHFTRSLTREMKLTFAKAEHLKCNATKAPDPKAVFQAMRPVFNDYVTEIQRSIGYFGSVNRAAKIKKVIGVGNGFKLAGLQKFLQQNLQYDVVRLEHLDGVSGDSVLTDPLFMDNMMTFAVPYGLALQTLGQTRIHTSLLPPEIVVERKIRRKKPWAVAAAAGLLLATGISTFASARVLQTVSVDRFAAGQKAVDDLKSKVSRYDGDYNAQVSAHDKILGEIEQIAAPLQRRELWMEVFQAVNECLPMDEGDAMDEPDLQKQRKIRVDSLVSMKVADVGEWHAAMIEGEKEEDFHVDDRTNKPAGEGYIFTVTGHHYYNSEDLGYRNIAKTFIDETLVANLRKWEIERNGAKVPVGKLGISHPLVVWNFNSKIIDSPNAPRMGAGGMGMTGMGPGGGYPGGSGGMDGGMGMMMGGGYPGGGYPGGGGGDGGLSGGGYPGGGYPGGGGATMGPMMGGGMAPAMGSGGMTPAMGSGGMGGGYPGGGYPGGGGMPGPGYGGAGMGRQLGPVDSLEDEEGAKPTELERTDFVLQFVWIPTLPVDRKDQPPASEGAPAADAAAAETPAE, from the coding sequence ATGGCCAGTGCATGGGGAATTGATATCGGTCAGGCAGGCCTGAAAGCGATGCGGCTGCGGTCGGATGAAGACAGCGGCAAGGTGCGAGCCACGGCGTTTGACTACATCCCCCATCCTAAGATCCTCAGCCAGCCGGATGCGATTCCGGAGGAACTGATTTCTCAGGCGGTTTCCACGTTTCTGTCCCGCAACAAGATTGAAGGGGACCTGATCGCCGTCAGTGTGTCGGGACAGACGTCTCTGGCCAAATTTATCAAGCTGCCGCCGGTGGAACCCAGCAAGGTGGCGGAGATCGTCAAGTACGAAGCCAAGCAACAGATCCCCTTCGATCTGGAGGAAGTGGTCTGGGACTACCAGCCGATCGGCGGCGGAGTCGAAGAAAGCGGCTTCATGCTGGAAGCCGAAGTCGGCCTGTTCGCCATGAAGCGCGAATTGATCTACCAGGCCATGCGCCCGCTGACCGACAACGGCGCGGAAGTGGAACTTGTCCAGATCTCGCCGCTGGCCCTGTACAACTATCTGTCGTATGACGTGCTGGGCTTCCGCAGGACGGAAGAGACGCCGGAACCGCCGAATTCCGAAGACTACTACATCGTGCTGGACATGGGCGCGGACAATACCACGCTGCTGGTATCCAACGGCCGCAATATCTGGATTCGTAACGTCCCGATCGGCGGCAATCACTTCACGCGGTCGCTGACTCGCGAAATGAAGCTGACGTTTGCCAAGGCCGAGCATCTGAAGTGTAACGCCACGAAAGCTCCCGACCCCAAAGCCGTCTTCCAGGCGATGCGGCCGGTGTTCAATGATTATGTGACCGAAATCCAGCGGTCCATCGGCTACTTCGGCAGCGTCAATCGCGCGGCGAAGATCAAGAAGGTTATCGGTGTCGGCAATGGCTTCAAGCTGGCCGGTCTGCAGAAATTCCTGCAGCAAAACCTGCAATATGACGTGGTCCGGCTGGAACATCTGGACGGCGTCAGCGGCGATTCGGTGCTGACCGATCCGCTGTTCATGGACAACATGATGACGTTTGCCGTGCCATACGGTCTGGCTCTGCAGACTCTGGGGCAAACGCGGATTCACACCAGCCTGCTTCCTCCCGAAATCGTGGTGGAACGCAAGATCCGCCGCAAGAAGCCGTGGGCCGTTGCCGCGGCGGCCGGACTGCTGCTGGCTACGGGGATCTCCACCTTCGCCAGTGCCCGCGTGTTGCAGACCGTCAGCGTCGACCGTTTTGCCGCTGGTCAGAAGGCAGTGGACGATCTGAAGTCCAAAGTCAGCCGGTACGACGGCGACTACAACGCTCAGGTCTCAGCACATGACAAGATTCTGGGTGAAATCGAACAGATTGCGGCACCGCTGCAGCGCCGGGAACTTTGGATGGAAGTCTTCCAGGCCGTGAATGAATGCCTGCCGATGGACGAAGGCGACGCCATGGATGAACCCGATCTGCAGAAGCAGCGGAAGATCCGTGTGGATTCACTCGTGTCCATGAAGGTCGCGGATGTGGGAGAATGGCACGCGGCAATGATCGAAGGTGAAAAGGAAGAAGATTTCCACGTCGATGACCGTACCAATAAGCCCGCTGGCGAAGGCTATATCTTCACAGTCACCGGCCACCACTACTACAACTCCGAAGACTTGGGGTATCGAAATATTGCGAAGACGTTCATCGATGAAACGCTGGTCGCAAATCTGCGGAAGTGGGAAATCGAACGAAATGGCGCAAAGGTTCCGGTCGGAAAGCTGGGGATCTCGCACCCGCTGGTAGTCTGGAATTTCAATTCCAAGATTATCGATAGTCCGAACGCCCCGCGCATGGGTGCGGGCGGAATGGGTATGACCGGCATGGGACCGGGCGGCGGTTACCCCGGCGGTAGCGGTGGAATGGACGGCGGGATGGGCATGATGATGGGCGGCGGTTATCCCGGAGGCGGTTATCCGGGCGGTGGCGGCGGAGATGGCGGTCTTTCCGGCGGAGGCTATCCGGGCGGCGGTTATCCGGGCGGCGGCGGAGCCACAATGGGCCCGATGATGGGAGGCGGCATGGCTCCTGCAATGGGCAGCGGCGGTATGACTCCCGCGATGGGCAGCGGCGGAATGGGCGGCGGTTACCCCGGCGGTGGCTATCCCGGCGGCGGGGGAATGCCGGGGCCGGGTTACGGTGGTGCCGGAATGGGACGGCAACTGGGACCGGTCGACAGCCTTGAGGACGAAGAGGGTGCAAAGCCGACGGAACTGGAGCGAACGGACTTCGTGCTGCAGTTCGTCTGGATACCGACATTGCCGGTCGACCGGAAGGATCAGCCACCGGCATCGGAGGGTGCTCCGGCGGCCGATGCTGCCGCAGCGGAAACTCCCGCAGAATAG